Genomic DNA from Leptotrichia wadei:
GTCATTATTTTTTGTTGAATATAAGTAACACCTACATTTAAAATTGGTAATAGATTAAATGCAAAATTTCCTATCATAAACAGTCTATCAGGCTGTTTTAATGTAAACCATAAAAATTTTGCATCTGCTGGAATTGCATTTCCGCTAAAAGCCCAGTATAGTGCCACAAATACAGGCATTTGAATTAGTAGCGGCAAACATCCTCCCAATGGATTTACTCCGCTTTCTCTATAAAGTTCGGCTGTTTTTTGCTGATATTCTTGTGGATTATCTTTATATTTTTCTTTTATTTTTTCGAGTTCAGGTTGTAATTCCCTCATTTTTTTCATTGATTTTTCTTGTTTCAATGTCAAAGGGAATATAATTATTCTCATTAAAACTGTAACAATTATTATTGCTATTCCATAATTTCCTACAACACCGTATATCGCATTTAAAATATGT
This window encodes:
- a CDS encoding YidC/Oxa1 family membrane protein insertase, producing the protein MFKIQALVDFVVHILNAIYGVVGNYGIAIIIVTVLMRIIIFPLTLKQEKSMKKMRELQPELEKIKEKYKDNPQEYQQKTAELYRESGVNPLGGCLPLLIQMPVFVALYWAFSGNAIPADAKFLWFTLKQPDRLFMIGNFAFNLLPILNVGVTYIQQKIMTSATSGQESNQQMQTMLYMMPLMMLFIFYKMPSGVTLYYLVSGALSLVQQYFILKGRSDDGKDNIKSSK